The Malus domestica chromosome 10, GDT2T_hap1 nucleotide sequence AGAAAGTCAATTCTggaaagatcaaatgaattacttggattaattcatagtgatctttgtgactttaaatccacaccaactcgtggaggaaagaattattatgtcacttttattgatgattgcagtAAGTATTGCTATGTTTATTTCATTCATAGCAAGGACAAAGCTTTGAatatgtttaagacatataaagccgaagttgaaaatcaacttgAGAGGAAAATCAAAGCACTCAGATCTGATAGAGGAGGAGAGTATGAGTCTACTACTGCCTTCTCAGATTTTTATGCATAACATGGAATTATACATCAAACAACGGCTccatacacaccacaacaaaatggtgttgccgaaagaaaaaatagaacattCAAAGATATGATTAATTCCATGTTAAATAGTTCTGGACTTCCACACAGTTTGTGGGGTGAAGCTTTACTTACTGCAAATACCATATTGAATAAGGTTCCTCTAAAAAAGATTGACGAGTCACCTTATGAACTATGGAAATGACATAAACCCATTTATAAAATCCCTAAAGTGTGGGGTTGCTTAGCAAAGGTGCAAGTTCTGTTATAAAAAAGAACGAAACCAGGACCTAAAACTATTGATTGCGTATTCATtggatatgcaaataatagtgctGCTTATAGGTTCCTTGTTGTGAAATCTTCGATTTCTGACATACATGTCAACACTATATTAGAATCAGCGGATGCAGAATTCTTTGAGGATATATTCCCTTACAAGGAAAAGGAATCTGGTTCTAATACAAAGAGGGTTCATGATCATAGTCATGATGAAGCCTCTTCTTCTGGTGTCCAAAGAAATGATGTGGaaccaagaagaggaaaaataatcaaagtttctaaaaactttggactagatttcatttctttcttgTCCGAGAATGAACCTAGAACTTTTAAAGAAGCAATGTCTTCTTCTGAGGCTCCTTTATGGAAGGAAGCAATTAAAAGTGAAATGGAATCCATTATGAAAAATAACACATTGGAATTTGTTGATTTACCTCCCGGTAGTAAACCAATTGGTcataaatggattttcaagaagaaactTAAGGCGGATAGAACCATTGACAAGTTCAAGGCACGTTTAGTAGCCAAAGGTTATCGCCAAAAAGAAGAGTTGGATTATTTTGACACCTATTCTCCAGTTTCTCGCATAACGTCAATTCGGACGTTAATAGCGATTGCGGCTATATACAACTTTgatatacatcaaatggatgtaaaagcAACATTTTTAAATAGAGAACTAGATGAAGAAATATACATGGAACAACCTGAAGGATAAttaatctgctcaaaagtgttttcttaTTCAGTACAACTATAAATCAATGTATAGTGAAGCATGGAATTGACAAGATGGTATATACttcatctgctcaaaagtgttgaagctatAAACGTTTAcccttgtattttatgttttagctatgcaaacctaatataattagtttcTGTCCAAAGATGATTATAGAATTATATGCTTTTGATGCATTAGAAAACATTTAGTTAAAGTTTTCTATTTCTGTCAGATGTTAGATGAACAAAACTGACCAAATGATTTTGTATAGTTTTTCAGTCACAAGAGTCACCTCCCTACAGATATATAGAATAAAGATGTTGAGCtcacaaattttatgttttagatcTCATGACTAATGTTTTTCTAATGGGAGTATTTGAAAGGTATATGTTTCATTTTGTAGACATTgacaaagtttttgttttttactctCTTAATCAATGGgagtaataataatttatataattttgtcTCTTTTAATCAGTGGGAGTAAGTGATTACCTTTTGTGTTAAAAATTTAAAGTGTTAGTGGCTGATACTTTAAGCgtaattttgtttaaattttgttcataaGTTTTAATAAGAGGTCCTGATTTTGTAAACAGTATGTCGTCTTTTACTTGTTCTCTTATTATATTCTAAATTAACAGAAAAGTTGGATTTAGTTACCAACCTTGTTGAGTTCTTTTGTGAACTACTTTTGTACTGAAATATATTTCCATATTTTCAGTTCGACTATTGTGAGCTAATGTTTTGACTATTAGCTCTTGATATCATGACTTTGTTAGTAACATAGTGCTTTGAGTTAAGTGTGAATGTAATCATGGAGTGCAAGGAACTATCCCATGTGTGCCTTGTTTTCCTTGGTTTTGCATTTAGTCTCAAAGCGACAAGTTACCTGAAAGGTATGATTGCATACTTTAGTGGACTCAAGTGATCACCATATATATTTATCTCGTTGAGGTATTCTCATTGGcattcaagtgggagaatgtaaaacCATTTTGTGAATGGCAATGAATTATGCCGAGAATAATTGAGGGAATAGTTGACTTGGCAATCAAGTTAATAAAATCTCTAGGACTCTCGGTGCCTTAAGGAAATAAACATATTGGAATCCTAATTACATGCAATCAATTAAGGGCCCTTATTAAGTAAATACAAGGAATAAGAGTCATGATGGGACtataattgatgagatatgatttGGGTTGATATCCTTTCCGATAATAGGGAGGAATTGATTGAAACCCTAGCTATATAACCTAGGACTAGGAGCCGTCCCTGCTTCCATACcgatagaaactcacgaaaactaTAAGCCTATTTTGATAGTAGAGTTCATTGAGAGGTACTGGAAGTAGAAGACTACTTCTACTTTGTTCACAAGGATCAATGGCTTCACCTTCATAACCATGTCTTCCGAATTCTACAGATAAGTTCAATATAATTAGTCGATCtttatttcatattgatttgatttattcgtgATCTTAATAtcttgttgttgtgatttcagAATATGTCTTACAGATAGATGTCGGAAGTTTCTCAaatgataaacttcaaatggaaggacAATTCATGTTAGACTGGGAAGTTTCTCTTCTAAAAGGGAATGTACCATTTGACTCTCAAAGAAacataatgcgtaaatagaatcatTTATGCATATGCAGAACGTTGATATAAGTTGTACCAAcatcggtacaagacgatatcagtgcatgcccaagatcagaaccatggcagctgtcaagtgaatccttacgTATTTAAggaatactaaaggatagattccttaagaatgaggaagaattagagtaacgaaTGGAAGTGTAAacgtattagattatgaatctaatattgtatctatcattagatatctCTTCATTATGACAAAAGGTAattggatatctctttattatgactaaagagatatttgggtgGAAACACTAAAAGTAATGACTCTAGTATGTTCCATCATGCATGCAAAATATatcgccatatagaagcttacaacaatgttgtttggatgggaaaattcatttatgaactctccatttggttccaaccagaaaatgTCACTAGTGTACCCACATTACGATACTAATTGGGAGATAGCTCAAGCCAGAGAATCAATGTATCATTAAGATCCGAACACAattgagagactaaaccacatgattgagaatcatgtataatggtgacgtctttaatctcaaggttgcttttatggataacatatagatatccactatctaggcctactacttagctaattttgaaatgaattcagaaaaggtatcatcactgatgacaaGCTAATTgactctagtgcaagtgggagattgttggaaatgtgcctaaAGCCAATCTTATGATGATattttacagacatttcacatgttaaactactctagtttaatataagggAAAAGATTAAAGTTTAAAGCCGTCTCTTATATGCTTGAATAATAAGtctaaggaatatgtaattaagagaatgtgatctaaagaagttagattcaagagatcattctctcacgtacacatatcctaaacgttcttaaccatatgattgtcaattgggcattgacagttggTTAAGATTAgcacgtgctatgtcttctctcaagaaaagtgactggtctcgagtcaatAGTGCGACTGACACCAAGataagtatgtaggtgctcaatagaaaaTGACACTGAACGCAATCAACAAAGAGTTcttatactcatgtcacatgagaactcaaggttaggataatgcaaagtagtcctttgacatgagacatcatagttaggtccttgatctttgactatgtcaaaggcACTCTATCAGAGGGTGTCCccaacatagttggggttaagctacttaATTATACAAGCAAGTGAATGTTtaaacaagggatctctaaccttcaaaccgttgaaggaaaatactctatgatatgattaagaatatctggctagagtatgaatgagatttaagaagttgttccaaatcacTTCAAGGTAGTCATACAAGTAAGAggatcacattggatagtaggcatgaataaactatcaaactaaacaatgtggtcaagagtattgtattagagaaataccgtattgcatttgtagtcccaaattgaataggttctccaacctctCTTGATTAGCTTGGATAGCCATAACATACTgataggtgtcactcatgactTGTGGAAGTCTTGAAGATGTgtaatcattaaagggagaattgaaagtaaatttcaattcacaatcaattagTAATAGTTCTattcgcccactacctcgctaaaaggaacctaataaATCGCACACCATGTAAGGTAATGATTGAATGATATAACGAAGATGAataaggacaattaaatagtttaattgtatatggcaaagattaattaaaaagttaattaatCAAGAACGAAAGGTTCGTTTTAGGCCTTAAGTTAGTTTCAGGTTACGGCACTCAAAagggttttggtccacaaggcacATAAGGTTTAAGTTGTGTgacaactaaaataaaatgggcAATTAACTCACTAACAATAGGGAGGCGGGCCTTGCTTAGAGAGGGAacggttttggacttattacaagtttgccactccattgaaGGGAGGTATAAAAGTATCATTATATCTTTTtcttcatttagggtttctttgaggaaagatgagagaacacaagctctctctttctctctagagAGGCCGACCACCATGGGAGACATTGCTACGATTTTGTCTTCCATGgtcactcatcttcttccttcaccATCCTTGGTGTCGAAACTTAGAGGTCTCTAACTTTGGAGACttttggagaatccattcacCTGTCATTCTCCAAGAAATCATGGAGCAATTAGCAAgaaatgaaggccctatctcttgggtgattagcctttccTCATGCAAAGAGGATTcatcaaaggtataatatttctcaactcacttgtGATGctaaatatataagcacacaaattaaaccctctttttatcaattgtagcaaagtatgtaagtagggatcgttctaggccgaggattaggagggattgctaaatcacttgaaaattgactcaaaaacgtaaaaacaaagtttaaaacactaaactagacttaaagaatgcaaaactaaactctaaaactaAACTAGATTTAAAgaatgccaagaatttacttaacacaattgtgatcaacaacctttactacttgcaaatataagttcataacgattaggtgaaactctcttatatcctagcattagatttatgcatgaaaattaagcgtgcactctcaaccaacacacacaaatcagttttaattcataaagataagcaaattgaatgcacaacttatgaaacgcaattgaaaataattaaattatatagcaagcataaacatggtttcgaatccccccccagccaaggggggtttagttcctcatacgtacaaagcaaagataaataaatttagacattgaaatccaaagaaagaaaacacctagacactccaacttggacaacaggtgcatccacgaacttttccttcttccttgctgcggcacaaagtttggggacaggttttggggttatgaatggtgtagaatggatgggggataGTATagtggtgtttaggatggatgggtggtgcggcaatgGGTGTTTAGGATCAGGAATTATGGAGAATGGTGATGAAAGCTGTGGCAGAGAGCAAGGATGAATTTCTGGCATGATTTatgtatatgggaggtggtagtTCGGCCAAGGGGTGAAtaagagtatatataggcacataaaaccctagggaaatcagatatggacttgcaAAATACAAATCCACAAAGAAAAAGGCTTAAACAATCAGAATCCTCAAGGGAAAAGGCCAAGAGGTGCGGCTGGATAGGGAAtaaaggataaggcttctagaaagccttgcaaggcaaggaaaatagGTCTCTTTGCTGAAATTGGTGCAGCACCTATGGAAAAATATTCTAGAACCTTTCTTTGTATCCAAAAATGCTTAGGAAACCTTCAAAATCTCTGGAACTTAAGGCCatctaggtttaggaaagatcaacccaaaataggaaactttaggcttaactttcctacttcaagtaggaaaccttgtttgagtaggaatcctcattcttctaggaatccatctttgacTATGACTCctccgttgattaggaatccttcttcaattaggactccttcattgattaggaatccttcttcaattatgaCTCCTTCGTTCTCGTCTATTCCTTTCGTTCCAAGCACATGATATCCATTCCAAACTCaatcttgctccaaaaggctccaaattgcatcgttttgcatactttgccttaaaatctgaaaacacatgaaactagcgtaaaagactactttaactaagaaaacacaacgtaaatgcacaagaacaagctcactaagtcgcataaatatgctcctattactgtgttcttgagttgaatcttggttcaccacaactattaggctttgaatttcatggtttaagttttgttttaaagtgcatAGAAACATGCGTTTACCATTTAATCGTTAAATGCATGCATTATGTTGCTTAATGAACTTAgtttttcacaatatttccttcagAATAATTCTTGGTGttctctgattttttttttttaatacattctttgtagtttataatgaatttttggtattttaaatttgttttcttaagtTGTAGAATGAAAACTATTTACTATTGTATCAAATACAACttactaaatttttatttgattgtaCTTTGGAGAGAGTTGTTAATTGACATacaagagaaggaagaaaagtaAGAGCCTCACTAACCTTCATGGCCACTTCAAAGTTTAAAGTACTATGTGATCAACTAATCattctaattttcttttctaatatgTTGTTCTATTATTGCAATACTTAAAAACCTCTCACACATTCCAAACTCAAGCGAAATAAGAAATAAGTAAAAAATCTGCATAGATAAGTGAATCAAGGGTTTGTAAGTCACATGATTAAAGAAAGGTCTTTGCACCTGCAGAAGTAGGTGCATATAAAGACTAGTTAATTTTACTttggtaaataaaaaaaatgctaacATGGTCTAATGCACCAAAACACATTGATCAAAATTCTTAAGGCATGgatatttgataaaaaaataattatatatctTATTTGTAAGATACTTATAAGatatataacatatattttGGGCCTCGTCGTTTACTTGGCCATCCTCATTGTCGGCCCTATAGACTCCAAAACCGAATCAAACTGTTGAATTGGACTAGTTGGTTTGGTCCGTTGCagtttttgatattttttttcttacaattaAAGATAAAGTTAGTAAGTTAAATTGTTTGTTGTTAGGGGGAGGGGCATCAATGGGGTCGAATCGCACTAGGATGTATATGCATGATTATTTTCTGTCACTGCGGTAAACGTCACTTGTAGTTTTAGTTGTTGCTCTTATACTTATAGTTTAATAAGATGATACGTCTAAATTACCCTATCCTATATAGCAATCTAACATCACACTATTATATTGAGATATATGTTACTGCCCTATATATTGGAACAGTGTAAGACTGTATTCAAATGATGTAAATATTAAGTTGACATGTGcgcatatttatttatatgatatCCATAACAATATCTATAATAATGTCCATATGTGTATCTATATATTGTTAATATTGTACACCCAGAGATTATGGGTGATTGTAAGTAACACAATTCATAACTAAAGTTACAAACCTTTACGAAAAAACTCATCGTCTGCACTTACAGTCTAAATACACACTACAATCTCACTTTATCATTGCCGATATGCGTTAGCCATGTCCTACTTCAGTGCTaacttctttcttcctttcttgcCTTATCTTTTTAAGGGgaagaaaaattatataaaattatcCATTTAAGATGTGGGCAGGTTGGAAAATTTTACTAGAATATAGTTGTATGGTGTAACTagtttataactttatatgtCAAAAAAGAGTATGTCTGCTTTTAGGTTATGGCACTGATTCTAATATATATTCGTTCATATTTGTGAGCTGATTCTAAAATAATATCCGCTTGAATTTTGCCTTGATTATCTATACAATTAAGAGAACCCTCATTGTcaaatttttttccctttttttttctattttgccctcacttttgatacacactaTTGACAAAAGGatggcaaaatagtaattttgtaccttttgataaaataacaatcatatcaatatttttcctattttaccctctttttttcataaaatgacaatcatatacttattttttcaattttactctcacttttgatacacaatatttacataaggaggacaaaacagtaattatgtactattaaaaaaatatgcacttattaagagaaattcatacacacaaagtatgTGCTCTCTGCTAGTTAAGTATGACAATTGTTTGCGTTATTTATTTTTTCGTAGGAGCCTTTTATCAATGATTTATATTAGTCCTAACATCGTATTTCAGGATAAgttttttgaaaaattagtCGAACCCAATCAAACTTTAGTTAATAAGTTTTcgaaccaaatgaaaaaaattaataagtttCATGCTCAAAATAGACAGGATATAAGGAAAATTAGTCAAACTTACATATCATTATTCACGAAAACTTTTAATTGTTCATACCCAAAGAGGATGCATGTTTCATCAAACCGTGTGTAATCAATGTTAATCATCAATTAGGTCCAAGATTCATAGGATTTGAACAATAGTTAAAACATAATCTTTGAATCTTAACTAAAACCAACaggaattttatttcattttcttttaaaaataccAACGAAAATTTAGTCCCCTTGTACTGTACAATGTCACAATATTTGGCTTTAGACAAACTTTGAAATTCAACCGCATCCAGAATAGTTTATAAAATCTCTCTTCCAAAAAGTAAGCGTTTTACTTACTAAATAACTCTTTCAAGGACAACAGATGTGTCTATAAAATAGGTTAAAAATTAtattgaaacaaaaataaataaaaaaaccagtttccaaaaataaaaataaaaaatactaggCATCGATAAAATCATGTAAAAAGATTATAATGGCCACCATTAAGAAAACCTAACCATAATCGAATTtgaatagttttttaatttcaaaatttgaatagCATTCTAACTCTATCTCAATTCCTCTTTCTAATTCTATCTCAATAAATATCAGTACACGTGCAAACTCAATTTTactatttcaatattttctttcaCTCGAGTTTCTCTCTTTTCAAATATTAAACTTTTTTCTCCATGAAAGAGAACGAGAAAGCTATGACGAAGAACAGGGACAAAGATATCAAGAACAACaacaatgaaaaagaaaacaacaagAAGAGAAAGAACAACAACAAAGATGTTGGCCCCGATTTCGAAGCAGAAGAAAACGATATGCTCGCTCTCTCGCTCAACTCTAATCGTCCTCAATCAAGACCTCGTCTAATGCCATCGGTAGATACACAGCTACCAGCATCGTTGCCACTGCCGGTGCCACCACAATCATCGCCGTCACTGTCAGTGCAGCCAACACCCTTGTTCATACAAACCCTAATGCCTCAAAAACATTCATCTCATCCTCTCCAACTCTCATCCTCACACCCACTTTACATGACTAAACTACAATCTTCCTCCTCCCCGTCCATGCCCTTGCCCAATCCCGGAGTTCCCACATCTCGTCATCTGCGTGCACGGCGGAACCCTACTCAAGGTCCGAGGGAGGGAAAGAGCGAGACTGTCCCGGCTCCATTTCCGTGGGCTACCACAAGGCGGGCCATGGTTCACAGTCTGGAATACTTGCATTCAAGGCAAATCGTTACCATCACTGGTGAAGTGCAGTGCAAGCGTTGTGAACGACAATATGAGATGGATTATAATCTGAAGGAAAAGTTTCTTGAGGTTGGGAGTTTTATTGCTGGTAACAAGAGCATGATGCGCGATAGGGCACCGAGTGTGTGGATGAACCCGGTTCTTCCTGCATGCAAGTTTTGCAAACAAGAGAACAGCGCGAAACCGATCATAGGGgacaagaagaaggtgattaACTGGCTGTTTTTGCTGCTGGGGCAGATGCTTGGTTGCTGCACGCTTGAGCAGTTGAAATATTTCTGTAAGCACACCAAAAATCATCGAACCGGTGCCAAGGATCGAGTTCTTTATCTTACCTATCTGGGTTTGTGTAAACAACTCGATCCCAATGGACCTTTTGATCGATAAATAATGAGAGAGGTAAGAGTCTACTGGGCGTGAGTGCTCTATCTTTGAATCTATCAGTTGCTTCCTTTGTTAGCCCGATTTAGTTGCAGAGGTTTGTATTAATTAGTTTCTGGTTacatatttctttcttttattttgtgtttttttaatttcattcaagtttgctttcttgttttttaattttctggaCTGAATAAAAATTTCACTTCTCAGTATAGCTGTTGGATTGCCggttagtttttttaatttccatttTCGCTATGCCGGttagttttttaatttccaTTTTCGCTAACTTCCAATACTTTGATGTACATAAGAAAATTTAGCGTCCAATTTTATTTCTCGAATTCCTGCATCTGGCTTTAGAACCTTGTGATGATTTAATTTAGTAATTTATTTTGGTACGAAAAAATTGTATTCTTTGTTGCAATAAACTTAGCTATGGTGGGTGACTTAATTATGAATAAATCAGATTAGGGTATGAAGatggagagagaaaggaaacaCAGGGAGCAGAAACAAAGATTCAGGGGTTTATTGGAAAAGAATTCAATTTGATTGTAAAATCGTATTCAATTATGTTTTTTACATGAGTTTTTCAAATGCAACTGTTATTCAGTTCAGATTTTTATCCCGTTATGATTTTAAATGAGTTTTTCAAATCGTATTCAATTCAGATTTTTAAGGATTCAATCCAAGTTTGGTCATATATGAATGgctttgaaagtgtttttagtgttaGAGTGTATCCAAAACAGTGAATTTGTAAGATTCAATGAATTAGACGATTTTGGTGTATTCTAGTCATATGCATCTATCCACTTATATGTGAATATTTAAAATACATAAATTTTGTGGGAGTTTATAATTACAGCCTTagattcctaattgaatacaaccCCCTAAATGAGGATATActtcaacacacacacacacacacacatatatatatatataaccaccGGAACAAGAGATTCCAGTGACTCGTGCACTCGACCTAACTTATGGGACTAAGATCCGCTTATGGGAGGAAGGGATAGCTGGTGTGCATACACTCTAAAAGATTAGAGAAGGAAACGAACTTGGAACTTTGGTACGTGTAAAGAAGGTGTTTCATTATTTCCTTTTAACTCGATCGGGCTTTTATGTTGCAACGTTGAGAAACTTGAGGTTTTAGGCTATACATATTCAGATTTTGCTGGCTACGTTGACGATAGAAAATTGACTTATGGGCACCATTTTTTCTTGGTTGGAGGTGCAATATATATCATGGAGTAATGCTAAAGGATACAATTGCCACCTCTATCACAAAAGCAGAATTTATACGATGTAATGAGGTCACAAACCAAGATCTGTGGTGAAAACAATCATAAGCAacatgatatatatatagtagTGAACTCAATAGTAAGACCTTCAAAAAGTTCCTGTGATGACAAGGCTGCAATGTTATTCAGTACGTAAGAATAACAAGAAGATTGCAGCCTCCAGATTAATGGACGTTAAGCATCTTTTTGTACCATCTGTAAGAGCTAGGTTCAGCGTGGAAGAGCGGAAAAATGAGTCATATTTActaaagagaaattttatttgaaccaaatatttattttgctacacctaacttgaaaattagatGTGCCTTGTCTAACCCAAAAACAATTGGGATAAAACACATTTTGTAAAAATACCTATATGCTAATCTTACTTGAAACCTAAACAAACCCTGATCGAGACCGTTCTGCAAGTCCTAATTGAGAACTTGCTTCCCGGATTGAAGAAGCCAACATGATCACTTGCTGACAATGGCATTTCagtttactctctctctcactacgAGAAAGTACGGCTTGCCCTACCAAATTTTGAGGGACAAAAGAGATTTCGTAGGGTAAACCATATTTTGTTGGGAAAAAATTGGCGCCAAAGAAAAAATTTGGCGCTAACTTAATGAGGTTTTTATGGGGCGGACAACTTGTTCGACGCGTAAATTGTAGTTAACCGACGGACCTTTTCGTCGTGTAATATTTTTTGGTCGTCTAGAAAAGTCTAGAGGTGATGTGTAAAAAAAAGGGGAATATATAGTTAGGAGACGAAGTATTTGAATTCTCGCGACGACTGCTTCTGTCGGTAAGATGTAGGTTACCTTTTAGCTCAGATTCTGCTGCCTT carries:
- the LOC103449851 gene encoding uncharacterized protein, giving the protein MKENEKAMTKNRDKDIKNNNNEKENNKKRKNNNKDVGPDFEAEENDMLALSLNSNRPQSRPRLMPSVDTQLPASLPLPVPPQSSPSLSVQPTPLFIQTLMPQKHSSHPLQLSSSHPLYMTKLQSSSSPSMPLPNPGVPTSRHLRARRNPTQGPREGKSETVPAPFPWATTRRAMVHSLEYLHSRQIVTITGEVQCKRCERQYEMDYNLKEKFLEVGSFIAGNKSMMRDRAPSVWMNPVLPACKFCKQENSAKPIIGDKKKVINWLFLLLGQMLGCCTLEQLKYFCKHTKNHRTGAKDRVLYLTYLGLCKQLDPNGPFDR